A single window of Stigmatopora nigra isolate UIUO_SnigA chromosome 22, RoL_Snig_1.1, whole genome shotgun sequence DNA harbors:
- the LOC144215617 gene encoding transmembrane protein 230-like: MPARSFVSNGAPASKVKYSRLATNDDGYIDLQFKRSPPKVPYKAIALATVLFLIGTLLIIIGSLLLAGYFGVTHSDRTVPVLVIGILVFLPGIYHLRIAYYASKGYPGYSYDDIPDFDD; encoded by the exons ATGCCAGCTCGTAGTTTTGTGTCCAACGGCGCTCCTGCCAGTAAAGTCAAGTATTCCAGGTTGGCCACTAATGACGACGGCTACATTGACTTACAG TTCAAAAGGAGTCCACCCAAAGTCCCATACAAAGCCATCGCACTCGCCACAGTCCTTTTCTTGATTGGCACTCTGTTAATTATCATCGGTTCTCTTCTCCTGGCTGGTTATTTTGGAGTCACT CATTCTGATCGCACCGTTCCCGTCCTAGTGATAGgaattcttgtttttcttcctggAATTTACCACTTGCGGATAGCTTATTACGCATCTAAAGGATACCCGGGATACTCCTATGATGACATCCCAGACTTTGATGATTAA